From the genome of Gemmatimonadota bacterium:
ACCGGGACGCCGGGGACCACGGCCGACAGCAGTGGCGTGGTGGCACCGCCGCCGGTGGTGCGGATCGTCGGGATGACGAACGACCTCCAGCACTACACCGCCTTCTTGCGGCAACTCGAAGCCTCGCCGTGGCTCGCCGACGTGATGCCGATCGATGCGAAGACCGTGGTGATCCAGAACCGCGCGCTGACCCGCTTCACGTTGCAGGCGTCGTATTCGCGGGCCGACAGCACGCACATCCGCACGGTGCCGATCCTCGAATCGGTGGTGAGGTAATCGATGGCCGACACACCGAAGACCACCCCCATCCTGCTGGGCCTGATCGCCCTCGTGGTCGGCTATGCCGGCTGGAGTGGCGACGGACTCAATCTTCTCGGGATCGAGGGATTGCGGGCCCGGAGCGCACATGCAGCGGCGCTGCAGGACACGCTGACGGGGCTTGAGGCGCAGATCGACACCGCCAAGCGCGACCTCGCCAAGGAGTCCGTCGAGGACGTGAAGAAGCGGGCAGCCGCCTTCAGTTCCTCGCTGCAGATTCTCCGCGCCCTGGTGCCGGAGCAGCGCGAAGTGGCGAACCTGCTCGACGACATCCAGATCCGCGCCAAGGTGCGCGGCGTCAACGTCGCCGACTTCACCGTGCTGCCGACCTCGGAAGGCCCGGCGCCGTTCGACACCTATGCCTATCAGATGGCCGTGATCGGCCGCTACCACCAGGTCGGCTCCTTCCTCACCGACGTCGCCTCGCTGCGGCGGATCATGGTGTCGAGCGACGTGAAGCTGGCGGCCGCGGACATGGCCCGGGCCAAGGCACTCGGCGACACCACGGCGATGATCGAGGCACGCTTCACCATCCGGACCTATGTGAAGGCCAAGGTCGACAGCACCGCCACGGAGGCGCCCGATGCGCAATAAGCCCCTCCTGCTCCTGCTGATGCTGGTGGCCGCGTGTGGCGGTGG
Proteins encoded in this window:
- the pilO gene encoding type 4a pilus biogenesis protein PilO, with protein sequence MADTPKTTPILLGLIALVVGYAGWSGDGLNLLGIEGLRARSAHAAALQDTLTGLEAQIDTAKRDLAKESVEDVKKRAAAFSSSLQILRALVPEQREVANLLDDIQIRAKVRGVNVADFTVLPTSEGPAPFDTYAYQMAVIGRYHQVGSFLTDVASLRRIMVSSDVKLAAADMARAKALGDTTAMIEARFTIRTYVKAKVDSTATEAPDAQ